One genomic region from Candidatus Endomicrobiellum trichonymphae encodes:
- the pnp gene encoding polyribonucleotide nucleotidyltransferase, giving the protein MEYFKKEVDVAGKKFIVESGKVAKQAGGSCTVRIGETVVLVTVVSLKEPKVSIDFMPLTVDYRERTYAAGKIPGGFFKRETRPRDGEVLVSRLIDRSVRPLFPEYYRNDTQISAVVLSHDGENDSEMAAILGASIALYTSDLPFTTPIASVRIGKINGQLIINPLIAEQKLSDLDLVVSGTEEALTMVEAGARELSEAEMLEALNLAGKTLKGICLFQKTLPAKTKIVVEQPQHNSLLKADIEAEAVSKAEMSVVIKEKCEREFFWDSFKKDISSRLLEKYPEELPSTIDAILEDIFYQKARDLVLNKKIRTDGRGFEEIRPITCETGVLPRVHGSSLFTRGQTQALVTVTLGSPCDMQVIDELIVEYKERFMLHYNFPGFATGEPKRDRAVSRREIGHGNLAKKALRHIMPDGEDFGYAVRIVSDILESNGSSSMASVCGGSLALFNAGVPVKSSCAGVSMGLMKEGGSYVILTDITGMEDHLGDMDFKVAGTRKGITALQMDIKILGLTTEIVAQALEQAKRGRFFILDQMDAVVSAPKNDLSNYAPRMITLTIPQNKIGELIGPGGKNIRKIQEDNSVKIDIEETGRVFISGVEPDGVKSAKEYVECLTVEAEVGKIYKSRVTKIMAFGAFAEILPGKEGLIHISQLSNRHTKRVEDVVKEGDEVKVKVIEIDKQGRINLSIKAAL; this is encoded by the coding sequence GTGGAATATTTTAAAAAAGAAGTTGATGTTGCTGGAAAAAAATTTATTGTTGAATCCGGTAAAGTTGCGAAACAGGCTGGCGGTTCTTGTACTGTAAGAATTGGAGAGACAGTAGTTTTGGTTACGGTGGTTTCTTTAAAAGAGCCTAAAGTTAGCATAGATTTTATGCCTTTAACGGTAGACTACAGGGAAAGAACTTATGCAGCCGGCAAAATACCAGGTGGTTTCTTTAAAAGAGAAACTAGACCTAGAGACGGAGAAGTATTGGTAAGCAGGCTTATAGACAGAAGCGTCAGACCTCTTTTTCCTGAATATTATAGAAACGATACTCAGATATCGGCTGTTGTTCTTTCGCACGACGGGGAGAATGATTCTGAGATGGCGGCTATTTTAGGTGCTTCCATTGCGTTATACACCTCCGATTTGCCTTTTACGACGCCTATAGCGTCTGTGAGAATAGGCAAGATAAACGGACAGCTTATTATAAATCCGCTTATTGCTGAACAAAAATTGAGTGATTTGGATTTGGTTGTCAGTGGAACTGAAGAGGCTTTGACTATGGTTGAAGCTGGTGCGCGAGAACTTTCAGAAGCTGAAATGCTTGAGGCTTTAAATCTGGCGGGAAAGACGTTAAAAGGAATATGTTTATTTCAGAAGACGCTTCCTGCAAAAACAAAAATTGTGGTTGAACAGCCTCAGCATAACTCGTTATTGAAAGCGGATATTGAAGCTGAAGCGGTTTCGAAAGCTGAAATGAGCGTCGTAATTAAAGAAAAATGCGAAAGAGAATTTTTCTGGGATTCATTTAAAAAAGACATATCGTCGAGACTTCTCGAAAAGTATCCGGAAGAATTGCCGTCGACAATAGATGCGATACTGGAAGATATTTTCTATCAAAAAGCGAGGGATCTTGTTTTAAATAAAAAAATCCGTACAGATGGGCGGGGTTTTGAAGAGATAAGACCGATAACTTGTGAAACCGGTGTGCTTCCGAGGGTTCATGGCTCCAGCTTATTTACAAGGGGGCAGACGCAGGCTTTAGTAACTGTAACACTGGGGAGCCCGTGTGATATGCAGGTTATTGATGAGCTTATAGTCGAATATAAAGAACGTTTTATGCTTCATTATAATTTCCCCGGTTTTGCGACGGGAGAACCTAAAAGAGATAGAGCTGTAAGCAGGAGGGAAATCGGACACGGGAATCTAGCTAAAAAAGCTTTAAGACATATTATGCCGGACGGAGAAGATTTCGGTTATGCCGTAAGAATAGTCTCGGATATATTAGAATCAAACGGTTCTTCGTCGATGGCTTCAGTTTGCGGGGGGTCGCTTGCTTTATTTAATGCCGGAGTACCTGTAAAATCAAGCTGTGCTGGTGTCTCTATGGGGCTTATGAAAGAGGGCGGCAGTTATGTTATTTTAACGGATATTACTGGAATGGAAGATCATCTCGGAGATATGGATTTTAAAGTTGCAGGTACAAGAAAAGGCATTACTGCTCTTCAAATGGATATAAAAATTTTGGGACTTACTACTGAAATTGTGGCTCAGGCTCTTGAACAGGCAAAGCGTGGAAGATTTTTTATATTAGATCAAATGGATGCGGTGGTTTCAGCTCCTAAAAATGATCTTTCAAATTATGCGCCTCGTATGATAACTTTGACAATACCTCAAAATAAAATAGGCGAGCTTATAGGTCCCGGCGGAAAAAATATAAGAAAAATTCAGGAAGATAATAGCGTTAAAATAGATATTGAAGAAACCGGCAGGGTTTTTATTTCCGGGGTAGAACCTGATGGTGTTAAGTCTGCGAAGGAATACGTTGAATGTTTGACCGTTGAAGCCGAAGTCGGGAAAATTTATAAAAGCAGAGTTACAAAAATAATGGCGTTTGGCGCTTTTGCCGAAATTTTGCCGGGCAAAGAGGGATTGATACACATTTCGCAACTTTCAAATCGGCATACAAAAAGAGTTGAAGACGTTGTAAAAGAAGGCGACGAAGTTAAAGTTAAAGTAATTGAAATTGATAAGCAGGGAAGAATAAATTTAAGCATTAAAGCGGCTTTATAA
- the carB gene encoding carbamoyl-phosphate synthase (glutamine-hydrolyzing) large subunit, whose protein sequence is MPILDFLLPKNGKKQKVILLGSGALSIGQAGEFDYSGSQAVEALEEEGLEVIVINPNIASVQTNKAANKRVYLYPVTPFWVEKIIKIEKPAAIISSFGGQTSLNCVIELEKSGILKKYNVKVLGTQVNALEMSEDRELFAQKMKSIDAPVAKSHAVSTVKEALETAEQIGYPVITRSAFALGGLGSGLAATDAELKKLTQSALMSSPQVLIEKSLHGWKEIEYEVMRDKTGNTITICNIENFDPMGIHTGDSIVIAPCQTINNIENNMLRDMAIKIAQNVGIVGECNVQYALNPKDYGFYVIEINARLSRSSALASKATGYPIAYIAAKIVIGFDLLELKNPVTGTTSAFYEPSLDYVTLKVPRWDLSKFSGVSKNLGTQMKSVGEVMAIGRNFCEVIQKALRMVNENEDGITVNFFKDASDEDIEKELLSPTNLRVFAIYETFKRGESLEYVYEKTKIDYWFLSHILYLAKIEKELLNFFNPNVKKDSVTVQELYDAYKQIPKDFLQHLKSRGFSDFQLVKIYLLACLNSKIKLSIKEIRNLSFAVRKLRKKLGILPVVKQIDTTSSEYPTKSNYLYLTYDGIHSDVSSKKNEKSIITLGSGSYRIGSSLEFDWCSVMTSSYFKNKKNDSVIINCNPETVSTDYNASDRLYFEELSFERVLDIIDIEDPKGVIACMGGQNPNNLIQPLSEAKVNILGHSQKSVAAAEDREKFSATLDKLGIDQPEWISAVSIADIDKFIKKVGFPVLIRPSFVLSGTLMNVATDKKSLDYYLSLTRDISFDFPVVISKFILDAKEIECDGVAKNGDVILSIVSEHIENAGVHSGDATMVFPARKIYVRTVNIIKDIVRKIAKGLNLNGPFNIQFIAKDNDVKVIECNARASRSFPFISKVSGVNLAEISCKVMNNERVKKILIDESEIPYVGVKASMFSFQRLDGADPVVGVEMSSTGEVGCLGEKFNHAMLLSMEATRIIKPQKGVLLSTGREKDKVKFMEVVDNLYKLGIPVYATKGSARYLEGRGYSVNTVHWNRSSRAVDVIIDGKVDFVININKNLSVDEINNNSEIRKTAVKFGCSILTNLEKAIAYLRAYDSYDELQNIENCIGL, encoded by the coding sequence ATGCCAATTTTAGATTTTTTGTTGCCGAAAAACGGAAAAAAACAAAAAGTGATTCTTTTGGGTTCAGGTGCTTTATCTATAGGACAGGCCGGAGAATTTGATTATTCTGGTTCGCAGGCTGTAGAAGCTTTGGAAGAAGAAGGTCTTGAAGTTATAGTTATTAATCCTAATATTGCTTCCGTTCAGACTAATAAGGCAGCGAACAAGAGAGTTTATTTATATCCCGTCACTCCTTTTTGGGTAGAGAAAATTATTAAAATTGAAAAACCTGCTGCAATTATTTCAAGTTTTGGCGGACAGACGTCTTTGAACTGTGTTATAGAGTTGGAAAAAAGCGGGATTTTAAAAAAATATAACGTAAAAGTTTTGGGAACTCAGGTTAACGCTCTTGAGATGTCCGAAGACAGGGAGCTTTTTGCCCAAAAGATGAAATCGATAGATGCACCGGTAGCAAAAAGCCACGCTGTTTCTACTGTAAAAGAAGCTTTGGAGACTGCGGAACAGATAGGTTATCCCGTTATAACAAGATCTGCATTCGCTCTCGGCGGACTTGGCAGCGGTCTTGCAGCAACAGACGCCGAATTGAAGAAGCTTACACAGTCGGCGCTTATGAGTTCTCCGCAGGTTTTAATTGAAAAATCTCTGCACGGTTGGAAAGAAATAGAGTATGAAGTTATGCGTGATAAAACAGGAAACACTATAACGATATGTAACATAGAAAATTTTGATCCTATGGGAATACATACGGGAGATTCCATAGTTATCGCTCCCTGCCAGACGATAAATAATATTGAAAACAATATGTTGAGAGATATGGCAATTAAGATTGCCCAGAACGTAGGTATTGTCGGCGAATGTAATGTTCAGTACGCTTTAAATCCAAAAGATTACGGTTTTTATGTGATTGAAATTAATGCGAGATTGTCGCGTTCAAGTGCTTTGGCCAGTAAAGCTACCGGATATCCTATTGCGTATATAGCTGCAAAAATAGTGATAGGATTTGATTTGCTGGAACTCAAAAATCCTGTTACGGGGACTACTTCGGCTTTTTACGAGCCGTCGCTTGATTATGTTACTCTGAAAGTTCCGCGCTGGGATCTAAGCAAGTTCAGTGGAGTTTCAAAAAATCTCGGAACACAAATGAAATCGGTAGGCGAAGTTATGGCTATAGGGAGAAATTTCTGCGAAGTTATACAGAAAGCTTTGAGAATGGTAAATGAAAATGAAGACGGCATAACCGTAAACTTTTTCAAAGATGCTTCCGATGAAGATATTGAGAAAGAACTTCTGTCTCCGACAAATTTAAGAGTTTTTGCAATTTATGAAACGTTTAAGAGAGGGGAAAGTCTTGAGTATGTGTATGAGAAAACAAAAATAGATTACTGGTTTTTGTCGCACATTCTTTATCTGGCAAAGATTGAAAAGGAATTGCTTAATTTCTTTAACCCAAACGTAAAGAAAGATAGTGTTACGGTTCAGGAATTGTATGATGCTTATAAACAGATTCCAAAAGACTTTTTACAGCATTTAAAATCAAGAGGTTTTTCCGATTTCCAGCTTGTGAAGATATATCTCTTAGCATGTTTGAACAGTAAAATAAAACTCAGCATAAAAGAAATAAGAAATCTTTCTTTCGCCGTAAGAAAGTTGAGAAAGAAACTCGGAATTTTGCCTGTTGTAAAGCAGATAGATACGACATCGTCGGAATATCCTACAAAATCCAATTATTTGTATCTAACTTATGACGGAATACATAGTGATGTGTCTTCTAAGAAAAATGAAAAGAGCATTATAACTCTTGGAAGCGGAAGTTATCGCATAGGAAGTAGCTTGGAGTTTGACTGGTGTTCCGTTATGACTAGCAGTTATTTTAAAAATAAGAAAAATGACAGTGTCATAATTAACTGCAATCCCGAAACAGTATCGACGGATTACAACGCTTCGGATAGGCTTTATTTTGAAGAACTGTCATTTGAAAGAGTGTTGGATATTATAGATATTGAAGACCCCAAAGGCGTGATTGCCTGCATGGGCGGACAAAATCCTAACAATTTAATCCAGCCTTTAAGCGAAGCGAAAGTAAATATTTTAGGACACAGCCAAAAGAGCGTTGCCGCCGCCGAAGACAGAGAAAAATTTTCAGCTACGCTTGATAAGCTCGGAATAGACCAACCGGAATGGATTTCTGCCGTTTCTATTGCTGATATTGATAAATTTATAAAGAAAGTCGGATTTCCGGTTTTAATACGTCCAAGTTTTGTTCTTTCAGGGACTCTTATGAATGTTGCAACCGACAAAAAGAGTTTGGATTATTATTTGTCTCTGACTAGAGATATTTCATTTGATTTTCCCGTTGTTATTTCAAAATTTATTCTTGACGCAAAAGAGATAGAGTGCGACGGAGTCGCAAAGAACGGAGATGTCATTCTTTCTATCGTAAGCGAACATATTGAAAACGCTGGTGTACACAGCGGCGACGCAACAATGGTGTTTCCGGCTCGTAAGATATACGTTCGCACGGTAAACATTATAAAAGACATAGTTAGAAAGATAGCTAAGGGTCTTAATTTAAACGGACCTTTCAATATACAGTTTATAGCTAAAGACAACGATGTCAAAGTTATTGAATGCAACGCAAGGGCTTCGAGATCATTCCCGTTCATTTCAAAAGTTTCGGGCGTAAATCTTGCCGAGATTTCGTGTAAAGTGATGAATAATGAGAGAGTGAAAAAGATTTTAATCGATGAAAGCGAGATACCTTACGTAGGAGTTAAAGCTTCAATGTTTAGTTTTCAGAGATTAGATGGGGCGGATCCGGTTGTTGGCGTAGAAATGTCGTCTACTGGCGAAGTAGGTTGTTTGGGCGAGAAATTTAATCATGCAATGCTTCTTTCTATGGAAGCAACCCGAATAATAAAACCCCAAAAGGGAGTTCTTTTAAGCACTGGCAGAGAAAAAGATAAAGTTAAATTTATGGAAGTGGTGGATAATCTTTATAAACTCGGCATTCCAGTTTATGCTACAAAGGGATCTGCAAGATATCTTGAAGGCAGGGGATATAGCGTCAATACAGTTCACTGGAACCGCAGTTCGCGCGCTGTAGATGTTATAATTGACGGGAAAGTTGATTTCGTAATAAATATAAATAAGAATCTGAGCGTTGACGAAATTAATAATAATTCAGAAATAAGAAAAACAGCCGTTAAATTCGGATGTTCCATTTTGACAAATCTCGAAAAAGCGATAGCTTATTTGAGAGCGTATGACTCATACGACGAACTGCAGAATATTGAAAACTGCATAGGTCTGTAA
- a CDS encoding AAA family ATPase: MRNPIEVRTCLLQLANWVMDIVLDLKVTEAKQEAVLLRNINNIFTQTLVSKQLGAVRVGIGQRSFGSTRIQIVKKETVQTVYPTIFNLSSGEAAMFCLFGEILRQADNNKNNILLEGITGIVLVDEVDKHLHIKLQKEILPKLLDIFPNVQFILSSHSPFLNMGLAAVAKERAKIVELNNFGVSTDPTANELYDEVYKMMISENDRFKEAYDSLKETIKSGKKPLIITEGKTDMMYLKKAKEKLEIEDCDIDFFDFGQEKSFGNKELEKLLGYISKIRLERKIIGIFDRDNDDVIKRIEGEKEYISYLNNVYAFCITLVNKDIYEADYISMEHYFIKKDLCKQDKEGRRLFLGSEFF, encoded by the coding sequence TTGAGAAATCCAATTGAAGTTAGAACTTGTTTGTTACAGCTTGCTAATTGGGTTATGGATATTGTTTTAGACTTGAAAGTAACCGAAGCCAAACAAGAAGCGGTTTTACTGAGGAATATAAATAATATATTTACGCAAACTCTTGTTTCTAAACAGTTGGGAGCTGTTAGAGTTGGTATAGGTCAAAGGAGTTTTGGTAGTACTCGTATCCAGATAGTAAAAAAAGAAACAGTGCAGACTGTTTATCCAACAATTTTCAATCTTTCTTCTGGTGAAGCTGCGATGTTTTGTTTATTTGGAGAAATTCTCAGGCAGGCAGATAATAACAAAAATAATATACTTCTAGAAGGTATAACAGGGATCGTGTTAGTTGATGAAGTTGATAAGCATTTGCATATTAAACTTCAAAAAGAGATTCTTCCTAAATTACTTGATATTTTCCCAAATGTGCAGTTTATTTTAAGTTCTCATTCTCCATTTCTAAATATGGGATTAGCTGCAGTGGCTAAAGAACGGGCTAAAATAGTTGAACTTAACAATTTTGGTGTTTCTACGGATCCAACTGCTAATGAGCTTTATGATGAAGTATATAAAATGATGATCAGTGAAAATGACAGATTTAAAGAAGCATATGATTCTTTGAAAGAGACCATAAAATCTGGCAAAAAACCTCTCATAATTACTGAAGGTAAAACTGACATGATGTATCTAAAGAAAGCAAAAGAAAAATTAGAAATTGAAGACTGCGATATTGACTTTTTTGATTTTGGACAAGAAAAGAGTTTTGGAAACAAGGAATTAGAAAAATTGTTAGGATATATTTCAAAAATTAGACTAGAAAGAAAAATAATAGGAATTTTTGACAGAGATAATGATGATGTTATAAAGCGTATTGAAGGCGAGAAGGAATATATAAGTTATTTAAACAATGTGTATGCTTTTTGCATTACGCTTGTGAATAAGGATATTTATGAAGCAGATTATATATCAATGGAACACTATTTTATAAAAAAAGATTTATGCAAACAAGATAAGGAAGGTAGAAGGTTGTTTTTGGGGAGTGAATTTTTTTGA
- the carA gene encoding glutamine-hydrolyzing carbamoyl-phosphate synthase small subunit has translation MEQTKKILGKKYKKACLELSNGVKLKGNAIGADVIVSGEMVFNTGMLGYSEAMTDPSYLGQILVFSFCLIGNYGIPDLKIGDFFMSKGHESSSIKTQGIIVSDIYDGCHHHDGGVSLEDWMKSQGVPGISGIDTRYLVQMIRESRNLSGRIIPEGAKLQDKNKFEFLKNFRDDEYVDPSKYNLMPSVSTKEKVIMNKASKKVAVVDCGAKWNIMRMLVGRNCGVELLPWDSDFSKVKCDGWIISNGPGDPKNTGDLVERIKKDVLSSDKPILGICLGHQLLSLASGAKTKRLNHGHRSHNQPVFSFPEKNAYMSSQNHRYAVEKNSIQPGWMLWFENANDGSVEGLKHETKPFMSVQFHPEASSGPNDTSWIMDKFVGLL, from the coding sequence ATGGAACAAACAAAGAAAATTTTAGGCAAAAAATATAAAAAAGCCTGTCTTGAACTTTCAAACGGGGTAAAGCTTAAAGGCAATGCAATTGGTGCTGATGTAATTGTCAGCGGCGAGATGGTTTTTAATACGGGAATGCTCGGCTATAGCGAAGCTATGACAGATCCGTCATATTTGGGACAGATACTTGTTTTTAGTTTTTGTCTCATTGGCAATTATGGAATTCCCGATCTTAAAATCGGGGATTTTTTTATGTCTAAAGGGCATGAGAGTTCCTCAATAAAAACGCAGGGAATTATAGTTTCGGATATATACGACGGCTGCCATCACCATGACGGCGGAGTTTCTCTTGAGGACTGGATGAAAAGTCAGGGAGTGCCCGGAATTTCTGGTATCGATACAAGATACTTAGTGCAGATGATAAGAGAAAGCAGAAATCTTTCTGGAAGAATTATTCCTGAAGGTGCAAAGCTGCAAGATAAAAATAAGTTTGAATTTTTGAAAAATTTTAGAGACGATGAGTATGTGGATCCGTCAAAATATAATTTAATGCCGTCTGTGTCAACAAAAGAAAAAGTGATAATGAATAAGGCTTCAAAGAAAGTCGCTGTTGTTGACTGCGGTGCAAAATGGAATATTATGAGAATGCTTGTAGGAAGAAATTGTGGGGTAGAGCTTTTACCATGGGACAGTGATTTTTCTAAAGTAAAATGTGATGGCTGGATTATAAGTAACGGTCCAGGAGATCCAAAAAATACAGGCGATTTAGTTGAGAGAATAAAAAAAGATGTTTTAAGTTCAGATAAGCCCATTTTAGGGATATGTCTGGGACATCAGCTTTTATCGCTTGCGTCGGGAGCAAAAACAAAAAGACTTAATCACGGGCATAGAAGCCATAATCAGCCGGTCTTTTCGTTTCCTGAAAAAAATGCATATATGTCTAGCCAAAACCATAGGTATGCTGTTGAGAAAAATTCAATACAGCCGGGCTGGATGTTGTGGTTTGAAAATGCAAATGACGGTTCCGTAGAAGGATTGAAACATGAGACTAAACCGTTTATGTCAGTGCAGTTTCATCCGGAAGCATCAAGCGGTCCGAACGATACAAGCTGGATAATGGATAAATTCGTAGGTTTGCTGTAG
- a CDS encoding NAD(P)/FAD-dependent oxidoreductase: MKYLIIGNSAAGVNAADGIRANDKKGSITIISNEEFGAYGRPLISYYLSGKVRSESMYYRSEDFYKSRNIEVLLNTEAEEIDVKKKEVLTAGGKKLSYDKLLIATGSSPFIPLVKNLDLSKQENVFTFLTYKDSIKLKKQIIGKSKVVIAGAGLIGLKAAEGLFGQVSSITVIDLADRVMASVLDKTSADIIQGHIEQNDIDFKFQTSICEVHGGERNVNKVVLSNGETLDCDILIIAVGVRPNINLAKKAGIKTAKGIIVDEYMRTSVKDIYAAGDCVESVDMLSNESKILALWTNASSQGETAGFNMTGTEIKAPAAFAMNAISFFGLQLISAGVIGTSKSNEIVTDSAENKLRRLNISNDKLVGFVLINYNQRAGIYTALISDRTKLSTLEYDITSKDIGLDVYPKEERTKKIWNHKGGC; this comes from the coding sequence ATGAAATACTTAATAATAGGAAACAGCGCTGCGGGGGTAAATGCTGCAGACGGCATAAGGGCAAATGACAAGAAAGGCAGCATAACGATAATTTCAAATGAAGAATTCGGCGCTTACGGAAGACCTCTGATATCTTATTATTTAAGCGGAAAAGTAAGATCCGAAAGTATGTACTACCGAAGTGAAGATTTCTATAAGTCTAGGAATATAGAAGTGTTGCTGAATACCGAAGCTGAAGAAATAGATGTAAAAAAGAAAGAAGTTCTCACAGCTGGAGGTAAAAAACTCAGTTACGATAAACTTCTTATTGCAACTGGCAGCAGTCCGTTTATTCCGCTGGTTAAAAATTTGGATTTGAGTAAACAAGAAAATGTTTTTACTTTTCTGACCTACAAAGACAGCATAAAACTCAAAAAGCAAATAATAGGAAAATCAAAAGTGGTTATCGCTGGTGCAGGTCTTATAGGATTGAAAGCAGCCGAAGGTTTGTTTGGGCAGGTCTCAAGCATAACGGTTATAGATTTGGCGGATAGGGTTATGGCATCTGTTTTAGATAAGACATCCGCTGACATTATACAAGGACATATAGAGCAGAATGATATTGATTTCAAATTTCAAACGAGCATTTGTGAGGTTCATGGTGGCGAGCGTAATGTAAACAAAGTTGTTCTTTCAAACGGAGAGACTCTTGATTGTGACATTTTGATAATAGCTGTAGGCGTTCGTCCTAATATAAATCTTGCAAAAAAAGCGGGAATAAAGACGGCAAAAGGAATAATTGTCGATGAATATATGCGGACTTCTGTGAAAGATATTTATGCAGCGGGCGATTGTGTTGAATCTGTGGATATGCTTTCAAATGAAAGCAAAATTCTCGCTTTGTGGACTAACGCTTCAAGTCAGGGAGAAACTGCGGGTTTTAATATGACTGGAACAGAAATAAAAGCTCCAGCGGCTTTCGCAATGAACGCAATTTCGTTTTTCGGACTTCAGCTTATTTCAGCCGGCGTCATAGGAACTTCAAAGTCGAACGAGATTGTTACGGATTCAGCAGAAAATAAACTCCGCAGATTAAATATTTCAAACGATAAATTGGTAGGATTTGTTCTTATTAATTATAATCAGAGAGCCGGAATTTATACAGCTCTTATAAGTGACAGAACAAAACTTTCAACTCTTGAATACGATATAACATCAAAAGATATTGGTCTTGACGTATATCCGAAAGAAGAAAGAACAAAAAAAATATGGAATCATAAAGGAGGATGTTAA
- the rpsO gene encoding 30S ribosomal protein S15, producing the protein MTFEKKTVVDQFKVHATDTGSSEVQIAILTTRIKYLSDHFKKFPKDFASRVGFLKMIGQRRQLLDYLKKYNKDSYSSLIKRLYLRK; encoded by the coding sequence ATGACATTTGAAAAAAAAACGGTGGTTGATCAGTTTAAAGTACATGCAACCGATACGGGGTCTTCAGAAGTTCAGATTGCTATTCTTACTACAAGAATTAAATATCTTTCAGATCATTTCAAGAAATTTCCGAAAGATTTTGCGTCGAGAGTTGGATTTCTCAAAATGATAGGACAGAGAAGACAATTATTGGATTATCTTAAGAAATATAACAAGGACAGTTATTCTTCGTTAATCAAGAGATTATATCTCAGAAAATAA
- a CDS encoding acetyl-CoA carboxylase biotin carboxyl carrier protein, translating into MVNDIKDEVRSLYEIMKEEKVQELEINSRNYSICIKRKDHDENNQTVQKKQIIVQEEPMVSGETIKTPIAGVFYRSPSPSSPVFVNEGDIVNIGKTVCIIEAMKVMNEIKATFKAKILKMLAENGKPVNSGQDLFEVEKV; encoded by the coding sequence ATGGTTAATGATATTAAAGACGAAGTAAGGTCTCTTTATGAAATAATGAAAGAGGAGAAAGTTCAGGAACTTGAGATAAACTCAAGAAATTATAGTATTTGCATAAAGCGCAAAGATCACGATGAAAATAATCAGACTGTTCAGAAAAAACAAATTATTGTGCAAGAAGAGCCGATGGTTTCAGGTGAAACTATAAAAACGCCTATAGCGGGCGTATTTTATAGATCTCCGTCGCCATCGTCTCCTGTGTTTGTAAATGAGGGAGATATTGTAAATATCGGAAAGACCGTGTGTATAATTGAAGCGATGAAAGTTATGAACGAAATAAAAGCTACTTTTAAAGCTAAGATATTAAAAATGCTGGCGGAAAACGGAAAACCAGTGAATTCGGGACAGGACTTGTTTGAAGTAGAAAAAGTATGA